In Lactuca sativa cultivar Salinas chromosome 5, Lsat_Salinas_v11, whole genome shotgun sequence, the DNA window CACCTTAGGATGACCCGAAGATGTTTTACAAAGTTGTGTGACATGCTTCATACATTAGGTGGGTTAAGATCAAGTAGACATGTTGATATTGATGAACAAGTGGCCATATTTCTTCACATTATTGCACATAATGTGAAGAACCGGGTCATGATCATAGACCGTTTCCAACATTCTGGCGAAACAATTAGCAAAATTGTTACGCGAGTTTGCAACGCAGTGATAAGGTTGCATCCACATTTGCTTAAGAAACCCGAACCTGTTACAGAAAACTCTACAAATCAAGATGGAAGTGGTTTAAGGTATATATACTACTTATAAAATTTTCACGTAGTGTATAAATTTCTTGATATAATATATGACCATTTCTTTTCTTATATCGTGTAGAACTGTCTAGGAGCTTTAGATGGAACACAAATAAAGTGCTTAGTGCCACTTAAAGACAAGCCTAAATATAGGACACGAAAAAATGATATTGCCACAAATATACTAGGTGTGTGTTCACAAGATATGCAGTTTATCTATGTTTTACTGGGGTGGGAGGGCTCAGATGTGGATGGTAGAGTGCTTCGAGATGCCCTACTTAGGCCACATGGATTGAAGGTCCCGAGGCCGGGTATGTATAATAATTGGTATTGTGGATATATATTAGTTATAGTTATTAATTATACTAACTATATTATACATAGGTTATTATTTGGTGGATGCTGGTTATATAAATGGTGAAGGATTCTTAGCCCCATATAGAGGTCAAAGATATCATTTGAATGATTGGCATGTTGGACACCAACCAACTACACCTAAAGAATTATTCAACATGAGACATTCTTCTGCTAGAAATGTTATAGAAagatgtgttggtattttgaaGGCGAGATGGGGAATTTTAAGAGACAAATCATATTATCCTATTAACCTTAAAAATAAGATTATAATGGCTTGTTGTCTTCTTCATAATTATATAAGGCAAGAAATGACAGTTGATCCATTTGAGAACCGCTTTGAACTAGACGAGGGAACTGGAGATGTCGGTGGTGGAGATGATGATAATATCACTTCTGTTGGTATATCAAATAAGTGGACTACATTTAGAAACTATGTTTGATTCTTGGCATACTACACATTGATCATttcttttttgttatgtttatgatttaCTATGAATGAATTTGTGCTACCtttgttatttttaataataaagttttatttatttttactagttatatttttttatatatatggttGGGTATTATTGTATTGCATGCATTTTTtcatctatttttttttgtttataataaTAGGTGTGATGGAAAAAAGCAGAAACTGTCGCAACTGGACTATTACTGAAGATGTCAAGCTTGTGGCAGCATTGGTAAATATGGTGAACATGGGAGGATTTAAAGCAGATAATGGTTTTAAATCTGGATATTTAGAACATCTAGAAAACGCattaaaggaaaaaaaattcCAAACTCTGGCATTTTGGGTAAACCCCACATTGAGTCAATGATCAAAACTATGAAAAAAGAATGGCAAGTCGTTTATGATATGGTGAATGGTACGAACACAAGTGGTTTCGGTTATGATAACTCCACTCATTTTGTAACAGCTGAACCATCAGTTTGGGATTCTTATTTACTGGTACAATATTAAAATTCTTATATATTTTATGACTTTTTAactatttatattatatttttatgtgctAATGTTTTATGATACACAATAGGTTCATAAAGAGGCTggaaaatggagaaataagataTTTCCTCATTACGAGGATTTATGTATCATTTTTGGAAAGGATTGAGCTCAAGGAAATAAAGCCAAGGGTTTTGCCCAAATGGAAGAAGATGCAAACAATGAAGAACAATCTGAACAAGCAGAAGGCGGTTTTGAAGAACAAACCACAGAAAATGAAGAATCTCCAAACGTGGGCTCCAAAAAGAGAAAAGGTAGAGTTGATGTTGTTATTAAGGGAATAACTATTGCAGCTAATGTCCTTGGAGAAAAACTTGAAAAAGCGGCGACTAGCATGAATCAAGCAATACTAGGAGAAACagaagtacaaaaaaaaaaaaaaaaaaaaaaaaaaaaaaaaaaactttgatggTGATTCCCGAAATTTCAAAAATGCAGTCATTGAGTACCTTGGATATGTTCAAAGCAAGTAGGAAAATAATACGTGATCCGGAAACCGTGTTAAGCTTTTGGAATTTGGAAGGAGAAGATTGGGAGGATTTTGTGAGGTTTATGTTGAAAGAGTGATATGATTATGAATTAGGTATTTAGACAACATTTTACGTAGTGCgtggttaactttttttttaatttaatattggGAATAATGAATGGCTTCGttgttttatattattatatataatcatttgtttcaatttaaaaaatatatttattatttgtagTTGTTCAACGAAATGCAAgttagttattttttttaatttatattttgtagAATAGTTCCATAAAAAGATGTTGTAATTAAATAAAACtgtcttaaaataattaaataaataaaactttatcttgtttattaaaaaatataaagggtATTGTCGTCatattataaaatttattttcCAATTCCTTTGTAAAATCAACAAACCAAACAGAAAACATATTTCATGTCCTCCAAATGCATTTCAGCTTCTAGTACATTCAGATTCCAATTCCTTCAGAATCCAATTCTTTTGACAGATTTCATTCCTTCAAAAAACATTCTGCGAAACAAACGCCCCTAAAAATTGAGAATGGTTTAGAAAGACCATTCATAtttaaaaacttttcaaaaaaacattattttttaatAATACAATCGTAATTTCTAACCATGGACCAAAGTTTATTAACCACTAGGATTGAGAATAGTTTGGGATTTTGTTAGTTttgattttttcttttttctttttttgcacACCTATATTAACCACTAGCTTCATTTTTCATGTTATCAGAAGACATCCAACATATCTAATGAAGTGGAATTACCCTTGTTTCAAattatattttgaatatatagGGTTTTTAGCTATATAGAAAATATCAATTTTGATGACATTTTCTATATAATTTCAAACCATTGTGATACTAGTTTAAGAAGATATGTACTTTGTCTTGTGATTGAATAAAATTTGAAGTTCTTGGTTAATAAGGGTGTTaactaaaaaccaaaaacaaaaaacaaacaaaaaaacaaaaaacaaaaaacaaagaaaaacaaaaaacccaAAAACTATATAATTtgaaaatccaagattttttAGAAGAACCGGTCTTTTCGGTTCGTATAGTTTcttatagacaaaattgcaaaaatggtccccgtggtatgtcaaaactagcatgTTTGGGCCAAAACGGTTTTAACTAGCATCAATGGTCCAAAAGTTTGGTCCAATTTGGTTTGAATTTTTTTGGAAAGACGATTTTGCCCTTATTATTtagtttttcatttttgttttattaccaacaattaaaaataaaacaaaataaaatccacacactctctctctctaatatcatctctctctctctctctcttcaaagttGTCGGACCACCACAGCAGCCAGACGACCACCGCTAGTCGGACCACCACCTCTTACCGGAACCCTAGCATTTTCCGACGACGACTTCGTTGTGCCATCCATTTCATTGCCAGAATTCAGATCAAGGATCGTTGCCTCCAACCGTGGCTCAATTTTCCAATGATAACGAATGGAGACAGTGTTCCGGATCTTTGATGATGACCCCACTGGAGAAAGAATTTGCACTTCTGAGAGAGAGGGAAAGAGGCGTCTCCGGCAAACCTACCCCTAACGTCATTGTGTTTGTATCTCGAAGCTTAAAGTTGTCGTCGTAGAAAAGCGAAGACGATGTAAAATCGAGCCACATACTTCACCCCTTTCAACGTAGTTCTTGTGGATTAAGGGTGAACAGACGTCAACGTCGTTTTGGCTTCACCAAATCGATGACCCCCTTGATCGATGACAACCACCTCGTCGGAGGCTTAACAGTCGAGGAAAATCGAACCGAGGTGTCTTCCCCTCGATTTCCAGTCGCGAAACCCTCCATCTGAAAACCCTAGCCGCCAAGAAACCCTAATCGTCAAGAAACTCAAACTTCAGATCTCGATCTCCTTTCTCTCATTGGCATCTATCTAGGTTCAAAGGGAGGGTGGCAACGATCGAATCGGGTGTTTGGGGTGGTGCTACCTGACCGGAGGGAGGCGGAGGGGCAGCATAGGCCGGCAACAATCACTTGTTCTTCTTCTTTGGATAGTGGTAAGCaagaaacgagagagagagagagagagagagagagagggggggtaTGAGAGAGagggtattttattttatttttaatggttggtaataaaacaaaaatgaaaaattaaataataagggcaaaatcgtctttccaaaaaaattcaaaccaaattggaccaaacttgcAAGAAAATGGAACTTTTGGACCATTGATGCTAACGAAAACCGTTTTGGCCCAAAcatgctagttttgacataccacatggaccatttttgcaattttgtcttttcttATATATAAAAACCGGAAAATGCCAAAAAGGTACTTAACCAAAATATTAAACATTATGTCATTTTATGTGTTTAATTGATTGGGTGTGTGAAAATCACAATAAATAAAATTACAAATCAAAACTCAACAAAATGTGAAACCAAAACAGGAAAAACCGATGGTTTGATATttcaaagtcaaaaaaaaaaaaaaaaaaaaaaaaaaaaaaaaaaaacctagtcATTTGCACGCTTAGTGGTTATAAATTAACACTCTTCCATCGATAGGTACGTAgtattctagaaaaaaaaattgaaattttttttaatacatatGGTTAATCTGAAAACTTTTAAAGAATCAATGACGtttctaaaataataataataataataataataataatggtttctattgacaaagtgtaaaaattgttCTTATGGTTTGCTGCAAACTTTATATGTTATTTGAAATATTTCTTGATTAATTAAACTCCCACAATAATTTTTGACATAACTGCAAAAATGGTTCTTATAGTTTGCAATTTTTCCGATTTTGATCTAAACCTTGAAAAAATTGGATAGATGATCATTTTGAGCATCTTTCACTACATATTTGGTCATTTCGAAAATTAAGAAGACTATGTtaccattttaatttctttttcctATATCCATAATTTAAAGGAGATGACAAACAGAAACACTGAAATTCTTTCTACTACTTCCATTGAAACCGGTGGTGGTCACAAGGTTTTCGGTAAAGGATAATCGGAGAAGAGAGTCGGTCTGATTGCTAGAGGTTTCCTATGAATTTTACTTCGGGTTTATGCATTTTTTATGATAGGAACTAACCATTTTTTGTTTCAAgaagatgattttttttttttttttttttttttttgggggggggggggggggggggggggggctattCTGCCCCATCCTGGCTGAGGAAGAGTTACGGGCGTGTAAAAAAAAATACGCTGAAGGGCGGGGGGGATACTATGTGTAATGCTTCACTCATTTacgataaataataaataaaaaggtCATTCCATTTCGACAAAAGACCCACACCCAAGTTCCATAACTTTTGGTCCACTATATCGATCATGATTTTGCTACCCCCGGAGGGAAAGGCCCTTCCCTTTTGGGCCAGTTGTGGGCGAGGAGGGATTCATAGTAGTCGGAGAATGGTGGTTGGTGTGGGAATTATTTATGGGTTCTATTGATTTAAAGAGggtttatctttattttttgggATATTGTAACATCTTGATATTAAGGTATTTCCATTTTAACCCTAAGTATGAGAACTAATTGCATTTTGGGCCCTTAGTGGCATTTTCGTAATTTTTGGAAGTGGGGTGTGTACACTGGGCGTATGTGgctagggtgaaaaccctaatttttaaggcttggaccctatttaaacattctTAACCCCCAAAGTCTTCTTCCTTTCATCAGCCTCCAGTCCTATATATTCCGACCCCCCCCCCctacaaaccctaatccatttgagAGCATTTATGAGCCTTTGAGTGTATTTTAGTGATTTTAAAGGAAGGAGAAAGAAGAGAATGTCATCTTGGAGACGTGGAACTCTTTAGCAACATCATTTGAcaccatttgaaggtaaaaatccCTGAACTTGATGAAGCATTGATTAGATCTTGTTTATCCATGAAATTGTGTTCTTTTGGTCTCATAAGCTTGGTATTATGAGTATGGATTACTCTAGTCCATATAAGCTGTCCTTTTAGACATTTTGGAGCatctagaagcataaaaatataATCTTGATTGTTAGTTTCCTTCCCTGCATGAGTTACAAGgtattaatgggttaagtagttaGGGTTTTTGTTATTGATCACTTGttggccatgcaagaccataaagttagaaactttatggttaaggacgtTAGTTTAGGACTAGATCTGGATTATAGGAAAAAAAAacttaaggattaagctcttaacaaTAAGGAAGGACTCAGccgcatacgctgggcgtactgagtcAACTCATCGTGTCTTGGTCAAGCCTCATGTACGCCATGCATACCAGCTGagcacgttgggcgtactcggctctgttgatcaagtttgactt includes these proteins:
- the LOC128125983 gene encoding protein ALP1-like, whose product is MQFIYVLLGWEGSDVDGRVLRDALLRPHGLKVPRPGYYLVDAGYINGEGFLAPYRGQRYHLNDWHVGHQPTTPKELFNMRHSSARNVIERCVGILKARWGILRDKSYYPINLKNKIIMACCLLHNYIRQEMTVDPFENRFELDEGTGDVGGGDDDNITSVGISNKWTTFRNYV